A single genomic interval of Trinickia acidisoli harbors:
- a CDS encoding UDP-glucose dehydrogenase family protein has translation MNVTIIGCGYVGLVTAACLADVGNDVCCYDVDQDKISLLESGGIPIHEPGLHEIVARNKAAGRLSFTTDARCAMTQREAIFIAVGTPSGEDGSADLQYVLAAAREIGRHIEGFTVVVDKSTVPVGTARRVREAVAEQLTQRGVDSMFSVVSNPEFLKEGAAIEDFTRPERIVVGCDEDVPGERARETMKRLYSPFNRNRDRMLFMDVRSAEFTKYAANAMLATRISFMNELANLAERVGADIEAVRRGIGSDPRIGYHFLYAGCGYGGSCFPKDVRALMQTAHDHGQTLHILDAVSAVNAAQKQVLVGKIVERFGEDLSECVFGVWGLAFKPGTDDMREAPSRVLIAALLERGARVVAFDPVAMKEAKRALASDLRGQPEALARLTFVEDQVDVAANADALVIMTEWKAFKSPDFDSLKARLKRSIVFDGRNLYEPAAMDELGIEYHSIGRPGAGAQSAQDAIGTFGSAAAVSL, from the coding sequence ATGAATGTGACCATCATTGGCTGCGGCTACGTCGGCCTCGTGACGGCGGCTTGTCTCGCGGACGTCGGCAACGACGTCTGCTGCTATGACGTCGATCAGGACAAGATCAGCCTCCTCGAATCGGGCGGTATCCCGATTCACGAACCCGGGCTGCACGAGATCGTTGCACGCAACAAAGCGGCAGGACGGCTTTCGTTCACGACCGATGCGCGTTGTGCGATGACACAGCGCGAGGCGATCTTCATCGCCGTCGGGACGCCGAGCGGCGAAGACGGCTCCGCCGATCTGCAGTACGTGCTTGCCGCCGCGCGCGAAATCGGGCGCCACATCGAAGGCTTCACCGTCGTCGTCGACAAGTCGACCGTCCCCGTGGGCACCGCGCGCCGCGTGCGCGAGGCCGTCGCGGAGCAATTGACGCAGCGTGGCGTCGATTCGATGTTCTCGGTCGTGTCCAACCCGGAATTCCTGAAGGAAGGCGCCGCCATCGAAGATTTCACGCGTCCGGAGCGAATCGTCGTCGGTTGCGACGAGGATGTGCCCGGCGAACGTGCGCGCGAGACGATGAAGCGCCTGTACTCGCCCTTCAATCGCAATCGCGACCGCATGCTGTTCATGGACGTGCGCTCCGCCGAGTTCACGAAGTATGCGGCGAACGCGATGCTTGCCACGCGCATTTCATTCATGAACGAACTCGCGAATCTGGCCGAGCGCGTCGGTGCGGACATCGAAGCCGTGCGTCGCGGTATCGGCTCCGATCCACGTATCGGCTATCACTTCCTTTATGCCGGCTGCGGCTACGGCGGCTCGTGTTTTCCGAAGGACGTCCGGGCGTTGATGCAAACGGCGCACGACCACGGACAGACGCTGCACATTCTCGACGCCGTGTCCGCGGTCAATGCTGCGCAAAAGCAAGTGCTCGTCGGCAAGATCGTCGAGCGCTTCGGGGAGGATTTGAGCGAATGCGTGTTCGGCGTTTGGGGGCTCGCGTTCAAGCCCGGCACCGACGACATGCGCGAGGCGCCCAGCCGCGTGCTCATCGCGGCGCTGCTCGAGCGCGGCGCGCGCGTGGTGGCGTTCGACCCCGTTGCCATGAAAGAGGCGAAGCGCGCACTGGCAAGCGATTTGCGTGGCCAACCCGAGGCGCTTGCGCGCCTGACGTTCGTCGAGGATCAAGTGGACGTGGCCGCGAACGCCGACGCACTCGTCATCATGACGGAGTGGAAGGCATTCAAGAGCCCCGATTTCGACAGCCTCAAAGCGCGGCTCAAGCGGTCGATCGTCTTCGACGGCCGCAATTTGTACGAGCCGGCCGCGATGGATGAGCTCGGCATCGAGTATCACTCGATCGGACGCCCGGGTGCCGGCGCACAGTCGGCGCAGGATGCGATCGGCACGTTCGGCAGCGCGGCCGCCGTCTCGCTCTGA
- a CDS encoding peptide chain release factor 3, producing the protein MSVAELKRRRTFAVISHPDAGKTTLTEKLLLFSGAIQIAGTVKGRKSNRYATSDWMEIEKQRGISVASSVMQFEYGDAVINLLDTPGHEDFSEDTYRVLTAVDAAVMVIDGANGVEAQTLKLLEVCRSRRTPIVTFINKLDREVRAPLDLLDEIEQHLGVSAVPFTWPIGMGKDFQGVYDVIRDQVRVFRAGQDTAGGVVETLSALDDEEGERRFGFAWKKAKEEIDLICAATPAFDREAFLAGQQSPVLFGSAINNFGVKEILDALVELAPPPSMRMAVERPVQPDEPKFTGVVFKVQANMDLAHRDRVAFIRVCSGRFERGMALKVTRSGKTFRANNVVTFLSQRRETVSEAYPGDIIGIPNHGTLSLGDTLTEGESLQFVGLPFFAPEIFQTVEVVDPMRAKQLGEALKQLGEEGAIQVFRPAHGGSIILGAVGQLQFEVVSHRLSAEYKVDVRILPARYRMSRWVTCSDSAELRRFTDAYAARMALDAANAPTYLASHISEIEVAQKAWPNIVFNELREHSGTPFKKNL; encoded by the coding sequence ATGTCAGTTGCCGAACTCAAGCGCCGCCGCACGTTTGCGGTCATTTCGCACCCCGATGCCGGGAAAACCACGCTCACCGAAAAGCTGCTGCTTTTTTCCGGTGCGATTCAAATCGCGGGTACCGTCAAGGGTCGGAAGAGTAATCGCTATGCGACGTCCGACTGGATGGAGATCGAAAAGCAGCGTGGCATTTCGGTGGCGAGTTCGGTCATGCAGTTCGAGTATGGCGATGCCGTCATCAATCTGCTCGACACGCCGGGGCACGAGGACTTCTCCGAGGACACCTATCGCGTGCTGACTGCCGTTGACGCGGCCGTCATGGTGATCGACGGCGCCAACGGCGTCGAGGCGCAGACGCTGAAGCTGCTCGAAGTGTGTCGTAGCCGCCGCACGCCGATCGTCACGTTCATCAACAAGCTCGACCGTGAAGTGCGCGCGCCGCTCGATTTGCTCGACGAAATCGAGCAGCATCTGGGTGTATCGGCCGTGCCGTTTACGTGGCCCATCGGGATGGGTAAGGATTTCCAAGGCGTCTACGACGTCATCCGCGACCAGGTACGCGTTTTTCGCGCGGGCCAGGACACGGCGGGTGGGGTGGTCGAAACGCTGTCGGCGCTCGACGACGAAGAGGGCGAACGGCGCTTCGGCTTCGCCTGGAAGAAGGCCAAGGAAGAGATCGATCTCATTTGCGCGGCGACGCCGGCATTCGATCGCGAAGCGTTCTTGGCGGGGCAGCAGTCGCCGGTGCTGTTCGGCTCGGCGATCAATAACTTCGGCGTCAAGGAGATTCTCGACGCGCTCGTCGAACTCGCGCCGCCGCCCTCGATGCGTATGGCGGTCGAGAGGCCCGTGCAGCCGGACGAACCCAAATTCACCGGCGTCGTGTTCAAAGTGCAGGCCAACATGGACCTCGCGCACCGCGATCGCGTCGCATTCATTCGCGTCTGCTCGGGCCGCTTCGAGCGCGGGATGGCGCTCAAGGTCACGCGTTCGGGCAAGACGTTCCGTGCCAACAACGTCGTGACGTTTCTGTCGCAGCGTAGAGAGACGGTCAGCGAAGCCTATCCCGGCGACATCATCGGCATTCCCAATCATGGGACGCTGAGTCTCGGCGATACCTTGACCGAAGGCGAATCGCTGCAATTCGTTGGCTTGCCGTTCTTCGCGCCGGAGATTTTCCAGACCGTTGAAGTTGTCGACCCGATGCGCGCCAAGCAGCTCGGCGAAGCGCTCAAGCAGCTCGGGGAAGAAGGCGCGATCCAGGTATTTCGGCCTGCGCACGGCGGCTCGATCATTCTCGGCGCGGTGGGGCAACTGCAATTCGAGGTCGTATCGCACCGGCTGTCGGCCGAGTACAAGGTCGACGTGCGCATTTTGCCGGCGCGCTATCGGATGTCGCGCTGGGTGACATGCAGCGATTCCGCCGAGTTGCGGCGCTTTACCGATGCTTATGCGGCGCGGATGGCACTCGATGCGGCCAATGCGCCGACCTATCTCGCATCGCATATCTCGGAGATCGAGGTTGCGCAAAAGGCATGGCCCAACATCGTATTCAACGAGTTGCGCGAGCATTCGGGCACGCCGTTCAAGAAGAATCTTTGA
- a CDS encoding helix-turn-helix domain-containing protein, protein MYFTDQLAALRARRRMSLAAIGGIVGMAVPNLSAVLRGRGDTKASTLASIASALDAEWVLVPKEHLDEVRYAIESKSACAGTGAGAAPDNPAPRTIEIFSGKK, encoded by the coding sequence ATGTATTTCACGGATCAGCTTGCCGCGCTACGTGCGCGTCGTCGCATGAGCCTGGCCGCGATCGGCGGCATCGTCGGAATGGCCGTGCCGAATCTATCCGCTGTCCTACGTGGCCGAGGCGATACCAAAGCATCGACACTCGCGTCGATTGCTTCGGCGCTCGACGCCGAGTGGGTACTCGTGCCGAAAGAGCATCTCGACGAGGTGCGGTACGCCATCGAGTCCAAAAGCGCATGCGCGGGTACAGGTGCAGGTGCCGCGCCCGACAACCCGGCGCCTCGCACGATCGAGATCTTCTCAGGCAAAAAGTGA
- a CDS encoding zinc-dependent alcohol dehydrogenase family protein: MTRVVRFHQHGGPEVLRIEEVDLPRPGAGEVQIRIKALGLNRAETLLRKGTYIETAVLPSGLGLEAAGIVEMIGEDVQGFATGDAVSIVPPLSMVRWPAYGERATFPAELVVKHPTSLSWEAAAAVWMSYLTAYGALIDIAKLTQGEFVVVTAASSSVGLAAIQTANAVGAVPIAVTRTSAKKQALLEQGAVHVVASAEEDLAARLRDIAGADGVRVVLDPIGGPIFEPLTAAMSRGGILIEYGGLSPEPTPFPLFAVLSKMLTLRGYLVHEIISSPTRREAAKAFVLDGLASGALRPVIAKTFGFEDIVAAHRFLESNEQLGKIVVTV; encoded by the coding sequence ATGACACGCGTCGTTCGTTTTCATCAGCATGGCGGCCCTGAGGTGCTGCGAATCGAGGAAGTCGATCTGCCACGGCCGGGGGCTGGTGAGGTTCAAATTCGCATCAAGGCGCTCGGACTCAATCGCGCCGAAACGCTGCTGCGCAAGGGCACGTACATCGAAACGGCGGTGTTGCCGTCGGGACTTGGGCTGGAAGCCGCGGGAATCGTCGAGATGATTGGCGAGGACGTTCAGGGCTTTGCGACCGGCGATGCCGTCAGCATCGTGCCGCCGCTGTCGATGGTGCGCTGGCCGGCGTACGGGGAGCGGGCGACGTTTCCGGCCGAACTCGTCGTCAAGCACCCTACGTCGCTGAGTTGGGAAGCGGCGGCGGCCGTTTGGATGTCGTATCTGACGGCCTACGGCGCGTTGATCGACATAGCGAAGTTGACCCAAGGCGAATTCGTGGTCGTGACAGCGGCATCGAGCAGCGTCGGCCTCGCCGCTATTCAGACCGCCAATGCCGTCGGCGCAGTACCGATTGCCGTCACACGCACGTCGGCTAAAAAGCAGGCGCTGCTCGAACAAGGCGCGGTACATGTCGTCGCGTCCGCCGAGGAGGACTTGGCCGCTCGCTTGCGCGACATCGCCGGAGCGGATGGGGTGCGCGTCGTCCTCGATCCGATCGGCGGGCCGATCTTCGAACCGCTCACCGCTGCGATGTCGCGGGGCGGCATATTGATCGAATACGGTGGTCTCAGCCCGGAGCCAACGCCGTTCCCATTGTTCGCAGTCCTAAGCAAAATGCTGACGTTACGCGGCTACCTCGTTCACGAAATCATTAGTAGTCCTACACGACGCGAGGCAGCCAAGGCATTCGTGCTGGATGGCCTCGCATCGGGTGCGTTGCGGCCGGTGATCGCCAAGACGTTCGGATTCGAAGACATCGTCGCCGCACACCGTTTCTTGGAGTCGAACGAGCAGTTGGGGAAGATCGTCGTGACGGTGTGA
- a CDS encoding transposase yields the protein MFFEELTDDEWTRLAPLAADEPVHPHRRGRPRAEPRVVTNAVLWILTTGERWSKLPARYPSGPTCRRRFDDWLADGTLVHIVKVLSEFGRTFAYVPEPDVTVQVAPKAAPLPVPESPRLRGVFWTNPESWHTADECPEADGAYDGAIDDANSACMHTARGEAPVASSRRAPTPGALLRSAAERSPLVDSMAVTKRSDDYRDYMIHAVAQPVEKQLQVSYRASAEIVKDGQRVERSGLIGPRFADHDSAERYALDWGRDWIDRHEAAALARPEAVESMPVAAPPQVQPAQEHPQSAPALAAATAPQSQRALDPSMIRGRAPEWLLRADSRGDTKPPELLYHA from the coding sequence ATGTTCTTTGAGGAATTGACCGACGACGAGTGGACTCGCCTGGCGCCTCTGGCGGCCGACGAGCCCGTGCATCCCCATCGCCGCGGACGGCCGCGCGCCGAGCCGCGCGTGGTGACGAATGCGGTGTTATGGATTCTGACGACAGGCGAACGCTGGTCGAAGCTGCCCGCCCGCTATCCGTCAGGGCCCACGTGCCGGCGCCGCTTCGACGATTGGTTGGCGGACGGTACGCTGGTTCATATCGTGAAGGTTCTCTCGGAGTTTGGCCGCACGTTTGCGTATGTGCCCGAACCTGACGTGACGGTTCAAGTCGCCCCGAAGGCGGCGCCTTTGCCGGTGCCCGAATCGCCGCGCCTACGTGGCGTGTTTTGGACGAATCCGGAGTCGTGGCATACGGCGGACGAATGCCCTGAGGCGGATGGCGCCTATGACGGCGCGATCGATGACGCGAACAGCGCATGCATGCACACCGCGCGCGGCGAAGCACCGGTTGCTTCGTCGCGCAGGGCACCGACGCCCGGCGCCCTACTGCGCAGTGCCGCCGAGCGTTCGCCGCTCGTCGATTCGATGGCCGTGACCAAACGCTCCGACGACTACCGCGATTACATGATTCACGCTGTGGCGCAGCCCGTCGAGAAGCAGCTTCAGGTCAGTTATCGCGCGTCTGCCGAGATCGTCAAAGACGGTCAGCGCGTCGAGCGGTCCGGCCTCATCGGCCCGCGCTTCGCCGATCATGACAGCGCCGAGCGCTACGCGCTCGATTGGGGGCGCGATTGGATCGACAGGCACGAAGCCGCTGCCCTGGCGCGCCCCGAGGCCGTCGAAAGCATGCCCGTCGCTGCGCCGCCTCAGGTGCAGCCCGCGCAAGAGCACCCGCAGAGCGCGCCGGCCTTGGCTGCGGCCACAGCCCCCCAGAGCCAGCGCGCGCTGGACCCGAGCATGATTCGCGGCCGCGCGCCGGAGTGGCTGCTCCGCGCCGACAGTCGAGGTGATACGAAGCCCCCCGAGCTCCTGTATCACGCCTGA
- a CDS encoding LysR family transcriptional regulator — protein MMDRLTSMAVFVKAVDLGSFAAAADALELSGPMVGKHVRFLEGRLGVQLLTRTTRRQSLTDFGRAFYERCRLVLAEADAAEALAADQLAQPRGKLRVTMPVHFGRRCVAPILLELVRQYPSLELDLSFNDRFVDLAEGDYDLAIRTGALDDKAGIVARRVARQRMVVCAAPGYLKARGTPRCVEDLARHEAVVYRRSGRIRPWLFPSEEGTAEEVTPANRVRLDDLDAIADAAASGIGLAWLPSWLVRERIRAGTLVQLLPDRRAFLYDAYALWMQTPHLALRVRLAIDTLAAQLADLMN, from the coding sequence ATGATGGATCGCCTCACCAGCATGGCGGTATTCGTCAAAGCGGTCGATCTGGGCTCGTTCGCGGCCGCGGCCGACGCACTCGAACTGTCGGGGCCGATGGTGGGCAAGCATGTTCGGTTTCTCGAGGGGCGGCTGGGCGTCCAATTGCTCACGCGCACGACACGCCGTCAAAGCCTGACGGACTTCGGGCGCGCGTTCTACGAGCGTTGCCGTCTCGTCCTCGCGGAAGCCGACGCGGCCGAAGCGCTCGCCGCCGATCAACTCGCGCAACCGCGCGGCAAGCTGCGCGTCACGATGCCCGTTCATTTCGGCAGACGCTGCGTTGCGCCGATCTTGCTCGAACTCGTGAGGCAGTACCCATCGCTGGAACTCGATCTGTCGTTCAACGATCGCTTCGTCGACTTAGCCGAAGGCGATTACGATCTTGCGATTCGAACAGGAGCGCTCGACGACAAAGCCGGCATCGTGGCTCGGCGCGTAGCGCGCCAACGCATGGTGGTTTGCGCCGCGCCGGGCTACCTGAAAGCCCGCGGAACACCGCGCTGCGTCGAAGACTTGGCGCGCCACGAGGCTGTCGTGTATCGACGCTCGGGCCGCATTCGGCCCTGGCTGTTTCCGAGTGAAGAAGGAACGGCGGAGGAAGTCACGCCGGCCAACCGCGTGCGGCTCGACGATCTCGACGCGATCGCCGATGCGGCCGCGAGCGGCATTGGGCTCGCTTGGCTGCCGTCTTGGCTCGTTCGCGAACGCATTCGAGCGGGAACGCTCGTGCAACTTCTGCCCGATCGGCGCGCGTTTCTCTACGACGCGTACGCGCTATGGATGCAGACGCCGCACCTGGCGCTGCGAGTGCGTCTCGCGATCGACACGCTCGCGGCTCAGCTTGCCGACCTCATGAACTAG
- a CDS encoding bifunctional acetate--CoA ligase family protein/GNAT family N-acetyltransferase, translating to MTVRNLDALFRPKSVAVIGASARPESVGGKVWRRVLAGGFEGPVWPVNPKYAELDGYAAFSDAADLLEAPCVALICTPCQAWSDVVGKLGRLGTRAAIIVSDAKREEASPALARALAAAKPHLLRIVGPGSLGVVTPALNAHLGAPSAMVRAGGVAWVSQSNALTNAVLGWAQARGLGFSHAIALGGEADVDAGDVLDYLASDPGTRAILLELSVVRAARKFMSAARAAARNKPVLVLRTGRADPADALYAAAFRRAGMVRVDSLDDLIDEIETLGVGRIAASSSATLVTSDRGVAALAADAFAAAGTTLADWSGTAAAAVSSALPHVVPGNPLVLGNDARPEHFGLALEALAPHRDTGTAFVVHASTLGAPVADVARVLIEHQRFAYRGLLACFFGGVDETTRDALRAHGIAVHSTPHRLARAFARLVDYRLGRELLMQTPQGLPAQVPAAVEATMAQAKAALDAGRTVLAGDEAAQLLQGFGLEIVDMEEAHAVGRGKGDEHIVDVAVTLRDDAEFGPIFEFTAPPADGSSAPFAVYGLLPLNPVLAREIVSRSPYARRAPVGPVLHALTALSEAVCCVEQIVGLTAALTVTRTHARLATPRIVLGPVRGRLAIVPYPRELEETLDWHGQRVTIRPVRPEDEPAHSAFVAAMTRDDLRLRFFGAVSGFDHTQLARMTQIDYDREMALIATTGEGGRAVTLGVVRTITDPDNECAEFAVAVRSDLKGKGLGRTLMERMVAYVRGRGTRWIVGEVLRENAPMLGLVKALGFAASSTADPAVVEVKMPLRDDARAP from the coding sequence ATGACTGTTCGCAATCTCGACGCTCTGTTCAGACCCAAATCGGTCGCCGTCATCGGTGCGTCGGCGCGGCCCGAGAGCGTTGGCGGGAAAGTGTGGCGCCGCGTGCTGGCCGGCGGCTTCGAAGGCCCCGTGTGGCCCGTTAATCCCAAGTATGCCGAACTGGACGGATACGCCGCGTTCTCGGACGCCGCCGACTTGCTCGAAGCGCCGTGCGTCGCGCTGATCTGTACGCCGTGTCAAGCCTGGTCCGACGTCGTCGGCAAGCTCGGCCGCCTCGGTACGCGCGCGGCCATCATCGTCAGCGACGCGAAGCGCGAAGAAGCATCGCCGGCGCTCGCGCGGGCGCTTGCGGCGGCCAAGCCTCATCTGCTGCGCATCGTCGGGCCGGGCAGTCTCGGTGTCGTCACGCCGGCGCTCAACGCGCACTTGGGGGCGCCGTCTGCGATGGTTAGGGCGGGTGGCGTTGCTTGGGTGTCGCAGTCGAACGCGTTGACGAATGCAGTACTCGGTTGGGCGCAGGCGCGCGGGCTCGGGTTTTCGCATGCCATCGCGCTTGGCGGCGAGGCCGACGTCGACGCGGGCGACGTGCTCGACTATCTCGCGAGCGACCCGGGCACGCGCGCGATTTTGCTCGAACTGTCGGTCGTGCGGGCGGCGCGCAAGTTCATGTCGGCCGCGCGTGCCGCTGCGCGCAACAAGCCGGTGCTCGTGCTGCGCACGGGCCGGGCCGACCCCGCTGACGCGCTCTACGCCGCCGCATTTCGGCGTGCGGGCATGGTGCGCGTCGACTCGCTGGACGATTTGATCGACGAAATCGAAACGCTCGGTGTCGGGCGTATCGCCGCGAGTTCGTCGGCCACGCTCGTGACGAGCGACCGCGGCGTCGCCGCCTTGGCAGCCGATGCGTTTGCCGCGGCGGGGACGACGCTTGCCGATTGGTCGGGCACGGCGGCGGCCGCCGTCTCGTCCGCATTGCCGCACGTCGTGCCTGGCAATCCGCTCGTGCTCGGTAACGATGCCAGGCCCGAGCACTTCGGGCTTGCGCTGGAGGCGCTCGCGCCGCATCGCGACACGGGCACGGCGTTCGTCGTGCATGCGTCGACGTTGGGGGCGCCCGTTGCCGATGTTGCGCGGGTGCTGATCGAGCATCAGCGCTTCGCGTATCGGGGGCTGCTCGCCTGCTTTTTCGGCGGTGTCGACGAAACGACGCGCGATGCTCTGCGCGCTCACGGGATCGCCGTCCATTCGACGCCGCATCGGCTCGCTCGTGCGTTCGCGCGTCTCGTCGACTACCGGCTCGGGCGCGAGCTGCTCATGCAGACGCCGCAGGGGTTGCCGGCCCAGGTGCCCGCGGCCGTCGAAGCGACGATGGCGCAAGCGAAAGCGGCGCTCGATGCCGGCCGGACGGTGCTCGCGGGCGACGAAGCCGCGCAGTTGTTGCAGGGATTTGGGCTCGAGATTGTCGATATGGAAGAGGCTCACGCTGTCGGCCGCGGAAAGGGCGACGAACATATCGTCGACGTTGCCGTGACCCTGCGCGACGACGCCGAGTTCGGTCCGATCTTCGAGTTCACCGCGCCCCCGGCCGACGGGTCGTCGGCCCCGTTTGCGGTTTACGGCTTGCTGCCGCTGAATCCGGTGCTCGCACGCGAGATCGTCTCGCGCTCTCCCTATGCTCGGCGTGCACCGGTGGGGCCCGTGCTCCATGCGCTGACGGCGTTGTCGGAGGCCGTTTGCTGCGTGGAGCAGATCGTGGGCTTGACGGCTGCGCTCACGGTCACGCGTACTCACGCACGGCTCGCTACGCCGCGCATCGTGCTCGGACCGGTACGCGGGCGGCTTGCCATCGTGCCATATCCTCGGGAGCTCGAGGAGACGCTCGATTGGCACGGGCAACGCGTGACGATCCGGCCGGTTCGCCCCGAAGACGAACCCGCCCATAGCGCGTTCGTCGCAGCGATGACGCGCGACGATCTGCGCCTGCGATTCTTTGGTGCCGTCAGCGGCTTCGACCACACTCAGCTTGCGCGCATGACGCAGATCGACTACGACCGCGAGATGGCTTTGATCGCAACGACAGGCGAGGGCGGTCGGGCTGTCACGCTCGGCGTGGTGCGCACGATCACCGATCCCGACAACGAGTGCGCCGAATTTGCGGTAGCGGTACGGTCGGACTTGAAGGGAAAGGGGCTCGGCCGGACGCTGATGGAACGGATGGTGGCCTACGTGCGCGGACGCGGCACGCGTTGGATCGTCGGCGAGGTGCTGCGCGAGAACGCCCCGATGCTGGGGCTCGTGAAGGCACTGGGCTTCGCGGCGAGTTCGACGGCGGACCCGGCCGTCGTCGAAGTGAAGATGCCGCTGCGGGACGACGCGCGTGCGCCGTAA